In Flammeovirgaceae bacterium 311, one DNA window encodes the following:
- a CDS encoding ABC transporter ATP-binding protein (COG1134 ABC-type polysaccharide/polyol phosphate transport system, ATPase component), giving the protein MSDTVIKVENLSKQYRLGELGTGTLSHDLNRWWHKVRGLEDPYLKVGEVNDRATKGNSDYVWAIRDINFEVKRGEVLGIIGKNGAGKSTLLKLLSRVTSPTTGRIRSKGRIASLLEVGTGFHEELTGRENIFLNGSIMGMTKAEIRSRLDEIIDFSGTERYIDTPVKRYSSGMRVRLGFAVAAHLEPEILIVDEVLAVGDAEFQKKAVGKMQDVAQGGGRTVIFVSHNMASIQALCTRGILLSNGGLNTDGEISEIVGKYLSLNQNNNSLFYKNKFVKSTFLVWIESANVISSGAYDREVMSGKDVTFSFEYKAKELGLKCALHIGIYNSYGEKILHLGSIYGGFDTFITESHGEVICTIPRFPLVAGSYYINISLHLNGQPYQRIENAMKLIVESGDFYGNGRVPNPEGSKVLVEQNWAVV; this is encoded by the coding sequence ATGTCTGATACTGTCATAAAGGTTGAGAATCTATCCAAACAGTATAGGTTAGGAGAGTTAGGAACTGGTACACTTTCTCATGACCTAAACCGCTGGTGGCATAAAGTAAGAGGTCTGGAAGATCCCTACCTGAAAGTGGGTGAGGTCAATGACCGGGCTACTAAGGGTAATAGCGATTACGTATGGGCGATTAGGGATATTAATTTTGAGGTAAAGAGAGGTGAGGTACTGGGGATCATCGGTAAAAATGGTGCTGGTAAGTCTACTCTTCTTAAATTACTCTCCCGGGTCACTTCCCCAACTACTGGAAGAATTAGGTCAAAAGGAAGAATTGCTTCATTGCTGGAGGTAGGCACAGGCTTTCATGAGGAACTGACAGGGCGGGAAAATATTTTCCTGAATGGTTCTATAATGGGCATGACCAAAGCTGAGATTCGTTCTAGGTTAGATGAAATAATTGATTTTTCCGGTACAGAACGCTATATAGATACTCCGGTAAAGCGGTATTCATCAGGTATGAGAGTAAGGCTTGGATTTGCAGTTGCCGCTCATTTAGAACCTGAAATTTTAATTGTTGATGAGGTTTTGGCAGTTGGGGATGCCGAGTTTCAAAAAAAGGCAGTTGGTAAAATGCAAGATGTAGCACAAGGTGGAGGAAGGACTGTGATTTTTGTAAGCCATAATATGGCATCAATTCAAGCATTATGTACAAGAGGGATTTTATTATCAAACGGTGGCTTAAACACTGATGGAGAAATTTCTGAAATTGTAGGTAAATATTTATCATTAAATCAGAATAATAATTCATTATTTTATAAAAATAAGTTTGTTAAATCAACTTTTCTTGTATGGATTGAATCTGCAAATGTAATTTCTTCTGGAGCTTATGATAGAGAAGTAATGTCTGGAAAAGATGTTACTTTTTCTTTTGAATATAAGGCAAAGGAATTAGGTCTGAAATGTGCACTACATATTGGAATTTATAATAGTTACGGTGAAAAAATTCTCCATTTGGGTTCAATCTATGGTGGGTTTGATACATTTATAACTGAATCACATGGAGAGGTTATCTGTACAATCCCAAGGTTTCCTTTGGTGGCGGGTTCATATTATATCAATATCTCATTGCATCTAAATGGTCAGCCATATCAAAGAATAGAAAATGCAATGAAGTTGATAGTTGAAAGTGGGGATTTTTACGGAAATGGTAGAGTACCAAATCCTGAAGGTTCTAAAGTGTTAGTAGAACAAAATTGGGCTGTCGTATAG
- a CDS encoding hypothetical protein (COG2327 Uncharacterized conserved protein): protein MYIQIDKAGFVNKGAELMLFSIMDRLGKEKNLNPIFVAGRGIGRAESIRKAGLFQKVNLQRLNIPFEKLFDQYRFEQYGLIKENKINAVLDAGGFQFGDQWEYLYSTENNLELKRYYKKLKNHGAKIVFMPQAFGPFNKPLSLQRIKIVFEYADKIYARDRISYKYLEEVFGENQKISISPDFTNLLKPDISLSNYLLAKDAICIIPNSKMLTHTPDEIKTKYIPFLIALISHYLANGEKIILLNHEGSDDFAIINEIKNKTNVELPVLNGLNALEIKACIKHFKLLISSRYHGVASGLNQGVQTYCTSWSHKYKELMDLYGIKNGILDVNTSFEKALAQLNNYEVNGKLEDNIAIVEVTVDRMWKDIITNII from the coding sequence ATGTATATACAAATTGACAAAGCTGGTTTTGTAAACAAAGGAGCAGAACTCATGCTTTTTTCGATAATGGATCGATTAGGTAAGGAGAAAAACCTTAATCCTATATTTGTTGCTGGAAGAGGTATAGGTAGGGCAGAAAGTATTAGAAAAGCTGGACTCTTTCAAAAAGTTAATTTACAAAGATTGAATATTCCGTTTGAGAAGTTATTTGATCAATATAGATTTGAACAATATGGTTTAATAAAAGAGAATAAGATAAATGCTGTATTGGATGCCGGAGGTTTTCAGTTTGGAGACCAGTGGGAATATCTGTATAGTACAGAGAATAATCTTGAATTAAAGCGATATTATAAAAAGTTAAAAAATCATGGTGCTAAGATTGTGTTTATGCCTCAGGCATTTGGGCCTTTTAATAAGCCGTTGTCTCTCCAACGAATAAAAATAGTATTTGAATATGCAGATAAAATTTATGCACGAGATAGAATATCATATAAGTATTTAGAAGAAGTTTTTGGCGAAAACCAAAAAATTTCTATATCACCCGATTTTACAAATTTGCTAAAGCCTGATATTTCCTTGTCAAATTATTTGTTAGCAAAAGACGCTATTTGCATTATTCCTAATTCAAAAATGTTAACTCATACACCAGATGAGATAAAGACTAAATATATACCTTTTTTAATTGCGCTTATATCTCATTATCTAGCAAATGGAGAAAAGATAATACTCTTGAATCATGAAGGAAGTGATGATTTTGCTATCATTAATGAAATTAAGAATAAAACTAATGTTGAACTTCCAGTATTAAATGGTTTAAATGCGCTCGAAATCAAGGCATGTATAAAACATTTTAAGTTGTTAATTTCTTCAAGATATCATGGAGTAGCAAGTGGGTTAAATCAAGGTGTACAAACTTATTGTACCAGTTGGTCGCACAAGTACAAAGAACTTATGGATCTTTATGGAATAAAAAATGGAATATTAGATGTAAATACATCATTTGAGAAGGCTCTTGCACAATTAAATAATTATGAAGTTAATGGTAAATTAGAAGATAATATAGCTATAGTTGAAGTCACCGTTGATAGGATGTGGAAGGACATTATAACAAATATTATATGA
- a CDS encoding ABC transporter (COG1682 ABC-type polysaccharide/polyol phosphate export systems, permease component): MQDDKALLEYPAKQAEKEDGDEGWTLDIQPSTSLFDLQLKEVWQYRDLLQMFVKRDFVATFKQTILGPIWFFIQPVFTTIIFTFVFSNVAGITTEGIPPALFYLAGIIGWNYFSTCLTDTSTTFTKNANIFGKVYFPRFITPLSVVISNLLKFGVQFLLFLLLLGYYYVQGADIRPNLYILLVPYLVALMALMGLGGGMIISSMTTKYRDLQFLVAFGVQLAMYASPVIYPISSLPEKYKLIILANPVSGIIETFRFAFISQGTFSWGYIGYSTAFTVVIFFLGLIIFNKVQRTFMDTV, from the coding sequence ATGCAGGACGATAAAGCCTTGCTGGAGTATCCAGCAAAACAGGCTGAAAAGGAAGATGGAGATGAGGGATGGACGCTTGATATTCAGCCAAGTACCTCACTATTTGATTTGCAACTAAAGGAAGTGTGGCAATATCGCGACCTGCTTCAAATGTTTGTTAAAAGGGATTTTGTTGCAACTTTCAAGCAAACCATTTTAGGGCCTATCTGGTTTTTTATTCAACCTGTGTTCACTACTATTATCTTTACCTTCGTTTTTAGTAATGTAGCGGGTATTACCACAGAGGGTATTCCTCCCGCACTATTTTATTTGGCAGGTATTATCGGTTGGAATTATTTTTCAACCTGTCTCACTGATACTTCAACTACTTTTACTAAAAATGCTAATATTTTTGGTAAAGTATATTTCCCGAGATTTATAACTCCTTTATCTGTAGTAATATCAAACCTTTTGAAATTTGGTGTTCAGTTTCTACTGTTCCTCCTATTATTAGGTTATTACTATGTGCAGGGTGCAGATATACGGCCTAATCTTTATATTCTGTTGGTGCCATACCTGGTGGCTTTGATGGCGCTGATGGGTTTGGGAGGTGGTATGATTATATCATCTATGACTACTAAATACCGTGACCTGCAGTTTTTGGTTGCTTTTGGTGTTCAATTAGCGATGTACGCCTCTCCAGTTATTTATCCCATATCTTCTCTTCCTGAAAAATATAAGTTGATTATATTGGCTAATCCAGTATCAGGTATTATTGAAACTTTCCGTTTTGCTTTTATAAGCCAGGGCACTTTTTCCTGGGGGTATATAGGCTATTCAACTGCTTTTACAGTGGTGATTTTCTTTTTAGGGTTAATTATATTCAATAAAGTACAACGTACATTTATGGATACTGTATGA
- a CDS encoding glycosyl transferase family 2 (COG0463 Glycosyltransferases involved in cell wall biogenesis), protein MVVDDGSTDGTKEVVIKYAKKDSRIKLLERNRGPKGAPTCRNIGATNALGEYLLFLDSDDMLADYCLKRRLNKFSQHPEADFIVYPTKLFHHHVGDLDIYWNKPVADRDDLTRFMDFDTPWQTSGPIWKKSSFIKLGGFDEEALSAQDWELHIRALINKLNYVVVADIRKSDVYYRRHEHTISNSWLEKNKILNRVSLLDRVFMEIIGKGLPLTKEMKRCYAGNYFRSSLKLYLNHKDSLALKTFVKIKTMELLPEHEYYFWWLYLYIQIQLNSRKNLQTFSIRIFDSLAYRLLGYQFNSGTNRYFLNYHWVADENSHPL, encoded by the coding sequence TTGGTAGTAGATGATGGATCTACAGATGGTACAAAGGAGGTTGTTATTAAATATGCTAAGAAAGATAGCAGAATTAAATTATTAGAAAGAAATAGGGGGCCTAAAGGCGCGCCAACTTGTAGAAATATTGGTGCTACTAACGCATTAGGTGAATATTTACTCTTCCTTGACTCCGATGATATGTTAGCAGATTATTGTCTTAAAAGGAGATTGAACAAATTTTCACAGCATCCTGAAGCTGATTTTATTGTTTATCCTACAAAGCTGTTCCATCATCATGTCGGAGATTTAGATATATACTGGAATAAACCTGTTGCTGACAGGGATGATTTAACTAGGTTTATGGATTTTGATACTCCATGGCAAACCAGTGGCCCCATTTGGAAAAAATCTTCATTCATCAAGCTTGGCGGATTTGATGAAGAGGCATTATCTGCTCAGGATTGGGAGTTGCATATACGTGCACTCATTAATAAACTGAACTATGTGGTTGTAGCGGACATTCGCAAAAGCGATGTATATTATAGGCGACATGAACATACAATTAGTAACTCATGGTTAGAAAAAAATAAGATTCTGAATAGAGTTAGCTTGTTAGATAGGGTTTTTATGGAGATAATAGGTAAAGGGCTACCGCTTACAAAAGAAATGAAAAGATGTTATGCAGGGAACTATTTCAGATCATCCTTAAAGCTTTATCTGAATCATAAAGATTCTTTAGCTTTGAAAACTTTTGTTAAAATCAAAACTATGGAGTTGTTACCAGAACATGAGTATTACTTTTGGTGGCTGTATCTATACATTCAAATACAGTTGAATAGCAGAAAAAATCTACAAACCTTTTCTATTCGAATTTTTGATTCATTGGCATACAGGCTTTTAGGCTATCAGTTTAATAGTGGCACAAATAGATATTTCTTAAACTATCATTGGGTAGCTGACGAAAATTCTCATCCTTTATAA
- a CDS encoding nitroreductase (COG0778 Nitroreductase), producing the protein MGLFLDIKQSLLWRYNKLKKQIFENDKILTWASQSPRKSSFYYFLFSDKFDREHYSVLRGKLIHLKKEQGSTSDDATLRRNIHRIEKGLISIPLKNIFALDYIEETISAYEKVSAGSSEVDTIKWAKDVLQEYFSVVESHDVIERAKERYNQCNSNLPLNSFISTSPYLPYERKTSVKSNIEFEEFLRLCQQRRSVRWYEQVKVPHVLIKQAITAALYSPSACNRQPFRFIFIDDPEKLKMAGFLPMGATSFAHNIPMIAILIGDLTAYFDERDRHVIYIDGGLAAMSFMFALETLGLSSCPINWPDIEEREKKLDKFLSLSPHERCIMFISIGFPLEEGKIPFSQKKSVDGVHKMF; encoded by the coding sequence ATGGGACTCTTTTTAGATATAAAACAAAGTTTACTTTGGAGATATAACAAGCTCAAAAAACAAATTTTTGAAAATGATAAGATCTTGACTTGGGCTTCGCAATCTCCACGTAAAAGTTCTTTTTACTATTTTTTATTTAGTGATAAATTTGATAGAGAGCACTATAGTGTATTAAGGGGTAAGCTAATTCATTTGAAAAAAGAACAAGGTAGCACATCTGATGATGCTACACTTCGTCGTAATATTCATAGAATTGAGAAAGGTCTAATTTCAATTCCATTGAAGAATATTTTTGCTCTTGATTATATTGAAGAAACTATATCTGCTTACGAAAAAGTATCTGCAGGTTCTAGTGAAGTTGATACCATCAAATGGGCAAAAGATGTACTTCAAGAGTATTTTAGTGTTGTAGAATCCCATGATGTCATAGAAAGAGCTAAAGAAAGATATAATCAATGTAATAGTAATTTACCTCTTAATTCTTTCATTTCAACATCTCCTTATCTGCCATATGAACGAAAAACTAGTGTAAAAAGTAATATTGAGTTTGAGGAATTTTTAAGACTCTGTCAGCAAAGACGTTCAGTGCGTTGGTATGAGCAGGTAAAAGTTCCACATGTACTGATAAAGCAAGCAATTACTGCTGCTTTATACTCGCCTAGTGCATGTAACAGGCAGCCGTTTAGATTTATTTTTATCGATGATCCTGAAAAACTAAAGATGGCTGGTTTTTTGCCAATGGGGGCGACTTCATTTGCTCATAATATTCCTATGATTGCTATTTTGATCGGTGACTTAACTGCATATTTTGATGAGAGGGATAGGCATGTTATTTATATAGATGGAGGTTTGGCAGCCATGAGTTTTATGTTTGCACTTGAAACTCTAGGATTATCATCCTGTCCAATTAATTGGCCAGATATAGAAGAAAGAGAAAAGAAATTAGATAAGTTTTTAAGTTTATCGCCCCATGAGCGTTGTATAATGTTTATCTCAATTGGATTTCCTTTAGAAGAAGGAAAGATTCCATTTTCTCAAAAGAAGTCTGTAGATGGAGTTCATAAAATGTTCTAA
- a CDS encoding putative O-methyltransferase (COG4122 Predicted O-methyltransferase), with amino-acid sequence MFKKLFNKFFNSAVDNSSKKDISYIFSLGLPTQMKPVLAFLINGEIDDQAKAVAVLAETRRNEIAKGGDKKVPIWYSPKPSSAGSDTSAGARPQPGEVLEFTMERVAATGKNQKWATALYLIAREFKSSIGIELGTCAGISSLYISSAPSMDKFITVEGSEALANIAKESLKSHKNVKVVNALFDDALHQELPSLNKKIDLAYIDGHHEKIATIHYLNKLIPFLSPGAVVLFDDISWSYDMRDAWDILSKRKEFSHAMDLGAVGLCILKSKDEKLNNAPMYWDLQPYVGKHKLGDPHGWKE; translated from the coding sequence ATGTTTAAAAAACTATTCAATAAATTTTTTAATTCTGCAGTAGATAATTCAAGTAAAAAGGATATTTCATACATATTCAGTCTAGGATTACCCACGCAGATGAAACCTGTATTAGCTTTTTTGATTAATGGTGAGATAGATGATCAGGCAAAAGCTGTTGCTGTACTTGCTGAAACTCGTCGAAATGAAATAGCAAAAGGGGGCGACAAAAAAGTACCGATATGGTACTCTCCTAAACCTTCAAGTGCGGGCAGTGACACTAGTGCTGGTGCTAGACCTCAACCAGGTGAAGTTTTAGAATTCACAATGGAACGTGTAGCCGCGACAGGAAAAAATCAAAAATGGGCTACTGCCCTTTATTTGATTGCAAGAGAATTTAAATCATCGATAGGTATTGAACTCGGTACTTGTGCAGGGATATCATCTCTCTATATTTCTTCAGCGCCTAGTATGGATAAATTCATCACAGTGGAAGGATCAGAGGCCTTGGCTAATATTGCTAAGGAGAGTCTGAAATCACACAAAAACGTTAAGGTTGTCAATGCTCTTTTTGATGATGCACTCCATCAAGAACTTCCTTCTCTAAATAAAAAAATTGATTTGGCTTATATAGATGGACACCATGAAAAAATCGCTACCATTCATTATCTAAATAAACTAATTCCTTTTTTAAGCCCTGGAGCTGTTGTTCTATTTGACGATATTTCTTGGTCATATGATATGCGTGATGCATGGGACATTCTTAGCAAGAGAAAAGAATTTTCACATGCCATGGATCTTGGAGCTGTCGGCTTGTGCATTTTGAAATCAAAGGATGAAAAATTAAATAATGCCCCTATGTATTGGGATTTGCAGCCGTATGTTGGAAAGCATAAACTAGGCGATCCTCACGGTTGGAAAGAATAG